Part of the Lichenicola cladoniae genome is shown below.
CGCCTGGTGTTCGAGGATGTGTCGTTCCGCTACCCGGACGGGCGTTCCGGCCTGAACGGACTGAGCTTTGTCGCCGAGCCCGGCCTCACCGTGGCCCTGGTCGGGCCGTCGGGCGCCGGCAAATCGACGGCCCTGTCGCTGATCCCGCGCCTACACGACGTTCTGGGTGGCCGCATCATGCTCGATGGGGTCGATCTGCGCGACCTGCGGGTGTCGGCGCTACGGGACGCGATCGCCTATGTGAGCCAGGATACGCTGCTGTTCGACACCAGCATCGCCGACAATATCCGCATGGGTCGCCCGGGCGCGGACGAGGAGGCGGTGCGATCCGCCGCCCGTGCCGCCGCCGCGGAGGATTTCGTGCTCGCCCTGCCGAACGGGTTCGAGACTCGCGTCGGCCCCGGCGGGCAGCGGCTGTCCGGAGGCCAGCGCCAGCGCGTGGCGCTCGCGCGTGCTCTGCTGCGCGATCCCAGGCTGCTGCTGCTCGACGAGGCAACCAGCGCGCTCGATACCGAGAGCGAGGCCACCGTGCAGGAAGCTCTGGCCCGGCTGCGCCTGGGTCGCACCACCATCATCGTGGCACACCGGCTTTCGACCGTGCGTTCGGCGGACCTGGTGGTCGCCCTTGCGGACGGCCGTGCGATCGAATGCGGCACGCATGCCCAGCTGATGGCCGAAGACGGCCTCTATGCGAGGCTGGTCAAGACCCAGGGCCTGGCGCTGGCCTGAGCCATCGGCGGTCCGGTGCGGCTGGAGTCTGCGCAGCGACCTACGCCGGCAGCAGCGACTGGAAACGCTCCCTGGCCCGCTCGTAGAGAATAACGTCGAGGCGGGTGAGCCTGGCCAGTTCGGCCTCGATTTCCGGCGTGATGGTCTCGCGCGGTGTCGGACGCACCTGCAGCAGCACGTTCCGCTCGACGTTCGACATGACGTTCACCTCCGGGGTGCGGTCCGGCGGCGTGAAGCCGAGCAGGCGCCCCAGCACCGACAGGCTGTCGCCGAGCTGGCCCGACATCCCGACGAAGTCGAGCCCGTCCAGCGCCCGGATCGCGGCGGTGAGGGACGCCTCGGGCGCGTCCACCAGCGGATCGCCGGACCGGGTGGCGAACAGCCCGGTCAGGCGTCTCACGTACATGTTGTCGATGTCGTTGCGGATGCCGGCATCCTCGGCGCGGAGGAACGCCAACAGCCCGTTCTCCCTGGCGAAACTGAGCCCGGCCGACTGCTCGTCCTGGTTCGCATGCCAGAAATAGTAGAGCGACAGGATGCGCTCGGCGGGCTCGCGGAGCAGGCAGAGCGTGAACCTCGGCTCGCTGCAATCGAGGCGCCGCATGGTCGGCAGGTCGTAATGTCCCCAGACGATCTCGGCCTCCCGGTGGGCGGTCGCCAGTGCCTCCTGCTCGGAGCAGGAGCGGCCCGGGGCATGCCGTCGGTCGGTCTGGGAGTGGATCTGCAGCGGATGGAACTGGGCTGCCAGCACGGTGACCAGCGAGGACCCGGCGGTTTTTTCCAGGTGCATGAACCGCACCTTCGGGCCGCGCCACAGGGCGAGCGTGTTTCCCATCATCTGGGCATCGCTGAGCACCACCGGCTGCTCGCTCGCGTTGGCGGCGCCGAGCAGCATGCTCCGGCTGAGCAGCGGCCGCGCCGCCGGCACATAGGCGGCCGCACGCAGGAGCGGCGGCAAGGCGTGGGAGGTCGCCTGCAGCCCGCGCACGAACGCGGCCTGCTCCTCGGCACCCGGCCAGCGCCCGATCATCAGGCGCAGCGTGATCCGGCCGGGCAGGCCTGCGCTGGCACGTCGCATCATCGCGCCCGCAACCCTCAGGATACGGGACCGGATCATGCCGGACAGCATCGCGCCGGACGACGCCGGGCGATGCGGGCCGGCCGACGCCAGCGACAGTAACAATCCCGCGGCGAAACCGAGCAGGATGAACCCGGCCTCATCGACATGGCCGACCAGTCCCAGACGATCCGGGATCAGATCGATGG
Proteins encoded:
- a CDS encoding YkvA family protein; amino-acid sequence: MSMRVPGTADQRPQATGFPSEAGFFALVTSNANIARLFSRQSGIAPKLLVAAGFGYLFVPIDLIPDRLGLVGHVDEAGFILLGFAAGLLLSLASAGPHRPASSGAMLSGMIRSRILRVAGAMMRRASAGLPGRITLRLMIGRWPGAEEQAAFVRGLQATSHALPPLLRAAAYVPAARPLLSRSMLLGAANASEQPVVLSDAQMMGNTLALWRGPKVRFMHLEKTAGSSLVTVLAAQFHPLQIHSQTDRRHAPGRSCSEQEALATAHREAEIVWGHYDLPTMRRLDCSEPRFTLCLLREPAERILSLYYFWHANQDEQSAGLSFARENGLLAFLRAEDAGIRNDIDNMYVRRLTGLFATRSGDPLVDAPEASLTAAIRALDGLDFVGMSGQLGDSLSVLGRLLGFTPPDRTPEVNVMSNVERNVLLQVRPTPRETITPEIEAELARLTRLDVILYERARERFQSLLPA